The genomic segment GGTGAGCGGAACCTCCGAAGGGCACAGGCCCCCGGCAGGCACATCCCCCGGCGCACCCCCGGCGGCGGACACGGAGCGTCACCGCCCGGAGACCGCGCTGCTCGCCTACCGGTCCGCCTTCCGCAGCGCCGCGTTCGCCATGGCCGTGGTGGACGGCGCCGGGGCGGTCGTCCACGCCAACGAGGCGCTCGCCCGGATGACCGGGACCCCCGCCGCCGACCTCGCCGGACAGCCCGTCGCCGCTCTCGTCGGCCTCAGCCCCGACGACCACGCCTGGCGGGCCTACCGCGAAGTGCTGCGCGGACGGCGTTCCCGGTTCCGCTGCACCCGCCGGCTCAAGCACCGGGACGGCCGGCCGCTCTGGGCCGAGATCACCGTCGTACCGATGGCCGATCCCACGGCGGGCGACCCGGGCCGGGCGCTGCTGACGGTGGCCGACATCAGCGACCGGCACGAGCTCCAGCAGCGGCTGCGCCACCTCCAGATGCACGACGCGGTGACCCGGCTGCCCAACCGGACCCTCTTCTTCGAGCGGCTCTCGGCGGCGCTGGAGCTGTCGCCGTTCCAGGACAGCTCGCTGCTGCCGCGCCCCGGCCGGATCGGCCTCTGCTACCTGGACCTGGACGGCTTCAAGGCCGTCAACGACACCCTGGGGCACCGGGCCGGCGACCGGCTGCTCGCCGCCGTGGCCGGACGGCTGAGCGACGTCGCCGGGCGCGACCCGTACCACCGCGACGGCAGCCACTTCGTGGCGCGGCTCGGGGGCGACGAGTTCGCCGTGCTGGTCGAGGAGTCGCAGGGCACCCAGCAGCTGCTTGACCTGGCGGACGCGCTGCTCACGGCGGTGCAGCAGCCGTTCGACCTGGCGGGGCAGCGGCTCTCCGTCTCCGCCTCGATCGGGGTGGTGGAACGCGCCTCGGCGGGCACCTCCCCCACCGGGCTGATGCAGGCCGCCGACACCACGCTCTACTGGGCGAAGGCGGACGGCAAGGCCCGCTGGACCCTCTTCGACTCCGAGCGCAACGCCCACCGGATGACCCGGCAGGCGCTCTCCTCGGCACTGCGGCCGGCCGTCGACCGCGGCGAGTTCGCCCTGGAGTACCAGCCGCTGGTCGGCATGGCCGACGGGGTGGTGCGGGGCGTCGAGGCGCTGGTGCGGTGGAACCACCCGCAGTTCGGGGTGCTCGGACCGAACCGCTTCGTCGCCATCGCCGAGGAGGACGGCTCGATCGTGCGGCTCGGCCGCTGGGTGCTGCGTACGGCCTGCCGCCAGGCCCGCCGCTGGCAGCTGGACCATCCGGACGGGCCGGCGCTGTTCGTCAGCGTCAACGTCGCCGTACGGCAGGTCTGGGACACCGACCTGGTCGCGGAGGTCCGGGACGTCCTCGCCGAGACCGGCCTCGATCCCGGGCTGCTGCAACTGGAGCTGACGGAGTCCGCCGTCATGGGCTCGGCGGGCCGCCCGCTGCGGGCGCTCCAGGCGTTGAGCGACATGGGCGTACGGATCGCCATCGACGACTTCGGCACCGGCTACTCCAACCTCGCCTACCTCAGCCGGCTCCCCGTCTCCGTGCTGAAGCTGGACGGCTCCTTCGTACGCGGCTTCCGCTACGACGACGGCGGCAGGCACCCGAGCCCGGCCGACGAGACCATCGTGGAGGCGCTGGTGGAGCTGGCGCACCGGCTGGGGCTGACGGTGACGGCGGAGTGCGTGGAGACGGCGGAGCAGGCCGAGCGGCTGCGCAGGATCGGCTGCGACACCGGGCAGGGCTGGCTGTACTCGCGTGCGGTCGCCCCGGAGCGGATCGCCGAACTGATCGAGGCGGGCGGGGTGGCCGCGTCCGGGGCCCCTTGATCACGGGGCCCCGGACGGCCCTCGGCTACAGCGTGGGCAGGCCGTAGGCGTCGGCGATGAGCTCGTAGCTGCGCAGCCGGGCCTCGCCGCCGTGCGCGTTGGCGGTGATCATCAGCTCGTCGGCGCCGGTCCGCTTGGCCAGGTCGTCCAGGCCCGCGCGGACCTGCTCGGACGTGCCGTACACGATGTTGCCGAGCCACTCGTCCACGAAGTCGCTCTCCAGCGGGCCGAAGGTGTACGCCTCGGCCTCCTCCGGGGTGGGCACCAGGCCCGGGCGGCCGGTGCGCAGCCGCAGCATGCTGAGCGCCCCGGTGAGCACCTGGCGGCGCGCCTCGGCCTCGGTCCCGGCGGCGAGCGCGGCGGCGCCGATCAGGGCGTACGGGGCGTCGAGCACGGCGGACGGCCGGAAGGACTCCCGGTAGAGGTCCAGGGCCGGAATGGTGTTCCGGGCCGAGAAGTGGTGCGCGAAGGCGAAGGGCAGCCCGAGCATGCCGGCCAGCCGTGCGGAGAAGCCGGAGGAGCCGAGGAGCCAGATCGGCGGGCGGGCCGGGGACTGCACCCCGCCGTCGGAGGTGGCCTGCACGGGCCCGGGGACGGCGTGGATACGGGAGTAGGGGTGGCCGTCCGGGAAGTCGTCGTCCAGGAAGCGGGTCAGCTCGGCGAGCTGCTGCGGGAAGTCGTCGGCGCCCTCGCCCAGCCGCTCGGTCCGGCGCAGCGCGGCGGCCGTGGCGCCGTCCGTACCGGGGGCGCGGCCGAGGCCGAGGTCGACCCGGCCGGGGGCCATCGCCTCCAGGGTGCCGAACTGCTCGGCGATGACGAGAGGGGCGTGGTTGGGCAGCATCACGCCGCCCGAACCGAGCCGGATGCGGTCGGTGTGGGCGGCGAGGTGGGCCAGGATGACGGCCGGGGAGGACGAGGCGACACCGGGCATGGAGTGGTGCTCGGCGACCCAGAAGCGGTGGAATCCGCGCCGCTCGGCCAGCTTCGCGATGTCCACGCTGGTGCGGAGCGCCTCGCTCGCGGTGCGGCCCTTGCCCACGGTCACCAGGTCGAGCACGGACAGGGGCACGGGGGCGTTGCCGCCCGCCGTACCCCTGACGGTGTCGGTCCGGCCGCCGTCGGTCCGGCCGCCGTCGGTCCGGCCTTCGGCGGCTCCGACTGCGGCTCCGTCGCCGTCGTTCCGGATCTCGTCGCCTCGGTTCTCGTCCACGTGTCGCTCTCCCGGTGCCACTGGTCATACGTATGCGTATCGAACCCGTGCAACAGGAGGGCGGCTCCGCTTATTCCGCCGCGAGGGATGCGGAGGCAGAATCCGGCATCCCGCCCCCTGCCTCACTCCCGGACTTCGAGTCCGCGTGGTTCGACGGTGCCGAGCGGGGGCTCGCGGGTGGCGAAGAGGGCGCCGAGTCCGGGCGCCCAGATGTGGCGGTCGGTGAGCCGCAGCCCCTCCCAGACGGTGACCGGGTTGGCCGCGAGGACCGGCTTGCCTAGGAGCTGCTCCAGCTCGGGGACGTGCGCCGCCGTGTGCAGGGCGGTGTCGGGGAGCAGCACCGCCTCCGCGTCGGGGTGGTCTCCGGCGATGGCGAGCTCGCGGACGAGGTCCAGGTCCCAGCGGGCGACCTCGGCGCCGGTGATGATCCCGCTGCCCCGGGTGGCGACCACCTCGATGCCGGCGGCCGTCAGGAAGTCGCTGAACAGTGCGGCGACGTCCTCCGGGTAGGTCGCGGCGACCGCGACCCGCCGGACTCCGAGCTCCTGCACGGCGTGCACGAAGGCGAAGGACGTGCTGGACGCGGGGAGTCCCGCGGAGCGCGCCAGCGCGGAGATCTGCGCCTGGGCACCGTCCCGGCCGAGGACGAAACTGCCGCCCGTGCAGGCCCACACCAGCGAATCGGCTCCGGCCAGCCGGAGCTCCTCCACGCCCGCGTCGAGCCGCTCGGCGGAGCCCAGTTCGCGCAGGGCCGCCACGTGGCGGACGTCGTCGCCGATCCCGGTGCGGAACAGCGGCAGTCTGATGTCGCTGTCCAGCGTGATCTCGATCCGTGGGAAGTCGTCCTCGGCGCATTCGCCCGGGTAGAGAAGTCCGACGGTCGTCATGTCCACCCTTCCTTTTCCGTCCGGACCGGTGGTCCGGGACAGGGGCGGGGCGGCCGCTCGCGGACGGTGCGACCGGCGCGCGGTCGTCCCTGTCTCTTCGCTCTGTTCGTCTTCGTCTCTCTCCAGTGTTCCCGACATCCGCCGTCGCACCCACAGGGAGAGCCGGAGGCTGTCCCTGATCGCCTCGTCACCGGGCGCGGCGACGAGGGCATCGCGGTGCCGGAGTAAGGAATCCGGCCGCACCGCCCCGAAATCGGCGCTGATGTTCGACGAGGGACAGGTGGTCGAATCCCCGTGGCCGAAAAAATCTTTGGTTCTCCACAGGAATTCCCCCGGCATGTGAACGTCCGCGCACCGGCCGTGACCTGGCATTTGCCAGGAGCGTTCATGTCTCTGGCATATGCCACACGGGTGCACCCCAGACCAGGGACGGCCCAGAAGGGACAAGAAGTGGTCAACAGCCCTGCCATGGGCACTTCTTGGCCACTATCGTGGACGCACGGCTTTGCGGTCGGACCTTGGGCAGGGGGCACCGTGACATTGCGACCGGAACCAACGGCGCCGTTCCACGCGGTGCAGCACGCTTTCCGCGTGCTCGAAACGGTCTCCCACCACGGCGACGGCGTGACCGAAACGCAGCTCCTGCGCGAGACCGGACTGCCGTCCGCCCGCCTCACCTCCCTGCTGCTGACGCTGCGCCGCGAGGGGTACGTCGAGCAGATCGCGGACGGCGCGTACGTCCTCGGCGCCTCGCTGCTCCTCCTCGGCTCGGGCCCCACCCGGCGCCTCGCCCTGGAGGAACGGCTCCAGAAGATCCTGGCGCAGCTGCGCGACACGGTCGGTGCGGCGGTCTACATGAGCCGGTACGTCGACGGCGAGGTCACCGTGGTCCAGGTGCTGGACGGCCCCCTGACCCCGGCGGTCAGCGAGTGGGTGGACTTCCGCTCGGCGGCGCACGCCAGCGCGGTCGGCAAGTGCCTGCTGGCCCAGCTGGACCAGGACGCCCGGCGCGACCACATCGCGCGCCACCGCCCGGCGCGGCTCACCTCCCGGACCATCACGGACGAGAAGGTGCTGCTGGCCACCCTCGACCACCACCCCTCGACGGTCCCGATGCTGGACCTCCAGGAGTACGCGGTGGGCACGGTCTGCGCGGCGGTCCCGCTGACCGCGGGCGGCTCGGCGGGCTGCCTGGCGCTGTCGCTCCCGGTCGGCGACACCTACCGGCTGCGCGAGGCCGCCGAGCTGCTGAACCGGCAGGCCGCGCCGGTCCTGCTGTCCCTGGCGCTCTGACCTCCCCGGCACGGACGGAGGGGGCGGACCGGTCGGACCGGTCCGCCCCCTCCTTTCCCCACGGACTCAGCGGGTGAGCCACACCGTGGTGTCCTGCGGCACGGCGCCGTCCGTGAGCTCGCCGCTGGCCAGCAGTACGGTCGCGCCGGCGGGCAGCTCGTACGGGCGCTCCCCCAGGTTGACCACGCAGCGAAAGCCCTCGCCCCGGTCGAGGACCAGCACGTCGGGCCCGGCGTCCACCCAGGTCAGCGACTCCGGCAGCTCGACCAGCAGCTCCCGGCGGAGTGCCAGGCCCGCGCGGTAGAGCGCGAGGACGGAGTCGGGGTCGGCCTCCTGGGCCGCCACGCTGAGCGCGGACCAGTCGGCCGGCTGCGGCAGCCACGGGGCGGCGGCGCCCCCGGCCCGCACGGCCCCGACCTGCGGGTTCCCCGCCTCCGTGGCGCCTACCTCCGCGTCGCCGACGGAGAAGCCCAGCGAGGTGCCGGTCGTCGCCCAGGGCAGCGGGACGCGGCAGCCGTCGCGGCCCCGGTCGGTGCCGCCGGAGCGGACGAAGGTGGGGTCCTGGAGGAGGGCGTCGGGCAGGTCCTGCACCTCGGGCAGGCCGAGTTCGTCGCCCTGGTAGACGTACACCCCGCCGGGGAGGGCCAGGGTGAGGAGGGCGGCGGCGCGGCCGCGGCGGCGGCCGAGGACCGGGTCGCTGGGGTCGAGGAGCCGCTTGTCACCCATGTCGAAGGAGGTGTCCTCGCGGCCGTAGCGGGTGACGTGGCGGATGGTGTCGTGGTTGGAGAGCACCCAGGTGGGCGGGGCGCCGACCGGGGCGTGGGCGGCGAAGGTGGAGTC from the Streptomyces sp. NBC_01335 genome contains:
- a CDS encoding maleate cis-trans isomerase family protein — its product is MTTVGLLYPGECAEDDFPRIEITLDSDIRLPLFRTGIGDDVRHVAALRELGSAERLDAGVEELRLAGADSLVWACTGGSFVLGRDGAQAQISALARSAGLPASSTSFAFVHAVQELGVRRVAVAATYPEDVAALFSDFLTAAGIEVVATRGSGIITGAEVARWDLDLVRELAIAGDHPDAEAVLLPDTALHTAAHVPELEQLLGKPVLAANPVTVWEGLRLTDRHIWAPGLGALFATREPPLGTVEPRGLEVRE
- a CDS encoding LLM class flavin-dependent oxidoreductase — encoded protein: MDENRGDEIRNDGDGAAVGAAEGRTDGGRTDGGRTDTVRGTAGGNAPVPLSVLDLVTVGKGRTASEALRTSVDIAKLAERRGFHRFWVAEHHSMPGVASSSPAVILAHLAAHTDRIRLGSGGVMLPNHAPLVIAEQFGTLEAMAPGRVDLGLGRAPGTDGATAAALRRTERLGEGADDFPQQLAELTRFLDDDFPDGHPYSRIHAVPGPVQATSDGGVQSPARPPIWLLGSSGFSARLAGMLGLPFAFAHHFSARNTIPALDLYRESFRPSAVLDAPYALIGAAALAAGTEAEARRQVLTGALSMLRLRTGRPGLVPTPEEAEAYTFGPLESDFVDEWLGNIVYGTSEQVRAGLDDLAKRTGADELMITANAHGGEARLRSYELIADAYGLPTL
- a CDS encoding IclR family transcriptional regulator domain-containing protein — protein: MTLRPEPTAPFHAVQHAFRVLETVSHHGDGVTETQLLRETGLPSARLTSLLLTLRREGYVEQIADGAYVLGASLLLLGSGPTRRLALEERLQKILAQLRDTVGAAVYMSRYVDGEVTVVQVLDGPLTPAVSEWVDFRSAAHASAVGKCLLAQLDQDARRDHIARHRPARLTSRTITDEKVLLATLDHHPSTVPMLDLQEYAVGTVCAAVPLTAGGSAGCLALSLPVGDTYRLREAAELLNRQAAPVLLSLAL
- a CDS encoding putative bifunctional diguanylate cyclase/phosphodiesterase; protein product: MSGTSEGHRPPAGTSPGAPPAADTERHRPETALLAYRSAFRSAAFAMAVVDGAGAVVHANEALARMTGTPAADLAGQPVAALVGLSPDDHAWRAYREVLRGRRSRFRCTRRLKHRDGRPLWAEITVVPMADPTAGDPGRALLTVADISDRHELQQRLRHLQMHDAVTRLPNRTLFFERLSAALELSPFQDSSLLPRPGRIGLCYLDLDGFKAVNDTLGHRAGDRLLAAVAGRLSDVAGRDPYHRDGSHFVARLGGDEFAVLVEESQGTQQLLDLADALLTAVQQPFDLAGQRLSVSASIGVVERASAGTSPTGLMQAADTTLYWAKADGKARWTLFDSERNAHRMTRQALSSALRPAVDRGEFALEYQPLVGMADGVVRGVEALVRWNHPQFGVLGPNRFVAIAEEDGSIVRLGRWVLRTACRQARRWQLDHPDGPALFVSVNVAVRQVWDTDLVAEVRDVLAETGLDPGLLQLELTESAVMGSAGRPLRALQALSDMGVRIAIDDFGTGYSNLAYLSRLPVSVLKLDGSFVRGFRYDDGGRHPSPADETIVEALVELAHRLGLTVTAECVETAEQAERLRRIGCDTGQGWLYSRAVAPERIAELIEAGGVAASGAP